TGTCCCTATTACCCTTGCCACTCAATAGCAGAGGGAGTTAAATTCAACTGCATCTTTTGCTACTGCCCGCTTTATGCACTAGGACCAAATTGCGGAGGAGACTTTTGCTATTTGGACGATGGCACCAAAGATTGCAGCAAATGTACAATCATGCATGAAGGCGCAAAAGGTTTTGAACGAGTCCGTGAGAAATTTCCCGAACTCGAGGATTTAGCTAAGGCGTAAAAGGGAACTACAAGAGCAATTATTGTTCAAAAACCAAAACAAACCTTTTTCAAATTCGGAGTAATCTAGAGCAAAAGAATCTAAACCCCTCTACAAAAACAAAGAAACATAAAAAACAATTTTTAAAAAATCAAAAATTTAAACAACAAACAGAAAAACCACGGGCAACAGGCACTTCCAACAACAAAGACGTCAAAAATAAAATTTGCACTGACTGTGAACTTCCTTAAGAATTTAATTTTATGAAGAGTGCCTCACAACCTTGATTAATTTCAGAATAGGCCTTTTCGAAGTCTCGCGTGTACCAAGGATCTGATATTTCATGAGGATTATTCGTGTATTCCAGTAGCAGGTGAATTTTATGGTCACCGTCACCGCCAGCAATTCGTTTCATTTCAGAAATGTTTGCGTTATCCATTCCCAAAAGAAGATCGAAATTATCATAATCGGATTTGACCATCTTTCTTGCTCTTTTTCCTTCACATGCAATGCCGTGCCTTTTTAAAAGCTCTGCTGCTTGTGGATAGACTGGACTTCCTACTCCGTTCCAAATCTCATCATTGCTTGTTGCCGCTGATTCAATTTTGTAATCACTTTCAACCCCGTGACTCATAACGATGTCTTTAAAAATAAATTCCGCCGATGGCGAGCGACAGATGTTGCCGTGACAGACAAAGAGAACGCGGTGGACGGACTTTGGGCTATTCATGACCAGATCTCTCCAAACGAAGCTAAGTACGACGCATTATCGAACGGCGTCCCTAGGCCCTGACGATGCCAGCGAGCGCGACAGGTTCATGCTGGGAACCTCGATTATGCGCCAGAACGCAACGGAGACGAGCATGCTTGCGGGCAGCGAGACCGCGGCAATCGCGAGCGGGTCGACAATCCCGAGCCTGGGCAGCAGGGCAACGAGCACACCGATGACAATGGCGTGGGTAAGGTAGAGGCTGTACGACACCTTTCCCAAAAAGACCATGGGGGCCGCAGAGAGCGCACGGCGCGTGAACCCATCGGCGATCGCGACGACAACCACCACCAGGCAGGCCGCGTTCATGGCGGTGGACTTCAACGCCTCAAGGACCCCACCGGGATGCCACACTAGCGAGAGCTCGATAACACCAACAGAGGCCACAAGCAGCGCCAGCTCGGCCAGCATTGAAAGCTTGACGGCCTTGATTTTGTCGAATCGCCGGGCCACCATGACGCCAAGCCAGAACATCAGGCAAAAGCGCAGCGGAAAGTAGCCCGTCCAGTGCGAGACAAGCACCGCAATAAAGGTCGCAACAACCGCCAGACCCGTCCGGTGAATCCTTGATATGCACCAGATGGCCAGCGGAAGCGTCAGGCTAAACCAGAGCTCCCAGCTCATGGACCAGACGGGAGAGTCAACGCGGACGAGATGCGCGCCAAAGAGGTTGTTGACGCCGTCGGACACGTTGAACAGCACGTCGAACTGCATGAGGATGTCATGAACCGCAGTGGGAAGGCCCGCGTCGTAGGCGACGGCAAGCGCGGAGCGCGACGTGGACCCCAGGCGCCAGGCCACGTAGCCCGCAGGAAGGGCCAGCGCAATCGCCACAAACAGCGGCCCGCAAAGGCGGACGACCCTTCTTGGGTAATAGCCAAGCCAGTTGTACCCGCCGTTTCCCATGTGCTTAAAGGGAACAAGAGACAGCACTATTCCAGACAGGATGAAGAACACCA
This portion of the Phoenicibacter congonensis genome encodes:
- a CDS encoding cysteine-rich small domain-containing protein; translated protein: MNVTHDEQLVFTHSDCPYYPCHSIAEGVKFNCIFCYCPLYALGPNCGGDFCYLDDGTKDCSKCTIMHEGAKGFERVREKFPELEDLAKA
- a CDS encoding low molecular weight protein-tyrosine-phosphatase; the protein is MNSPKSVHRVLFVCHGNICRSPSAEFIFKDIVMSHGVESDYKIESAATSNDEIWNGVGSPVYPQAAELLKRHGIACEGKRARKMVKSDYDNFDLLLGMDNANISEMKRIAGGDGDHKIHLLLEYTNNPHEISDPWYTRDFEKAYSEINQGCEALFIKLNS
- a CDS encoding acyltransferase yields the protein MPGHEKRVLSLDGLRGLGALMVFLYHVDIMVKPFGAGGPSLFPGTASVMVFFILSGIVLSLVPFKHMGNGGYNWLGYYPRRVVRLCGPLFVAIALALPAGYVAWRLGSTSRSALAVAYDAGLPTAVHDILMQFDVLFNVSDGVNNLFGAHLVRVDSPVWSMSWELWFSLTLPLAIWCISRIHRTGLAVVATFIAVLVSHWTGYFPLRFCLMFWLGVMVARRFDKIKAVKLSMLAELALLVASVGVIELSLVWHPGGVLEALKSTAMNAACLVVVVVAIADGFTRRALSAAPMVFLGKVSYSLYLTHAIVIGVLVALLPRLGIVDPLAIAAVSLPASMLVSVAFWRIIEVPSMNLSRSLASSGPRDAVR